From the Actinomycetes bacterium genome, one window contains:
- a CDS encoding YbjN domain-containing protein, protein MSDLDALVEEALTQAEVPFEHPREGAFLVTLAGTHKLATNTWLVVTEQSLLVEAFVIRQPDENHAAFYRTLLERNARTYGVHFSVDRLGDVYLVGRVPLAAVTADEVDRLLGCVLTYADESFDQLLEIGFASSIRREWGWRQRRGEPLTNLQAFARFADPSRRG, encoded by the coding sequence ATGAGCGACCTGGACGCGCTCGTCGAGGAGGCGCTGACCCAGGCCGAGGTGCCCTTCGAGCACCCCCGCGAGGGGGCCTTCCTGGTCACCCTGGCCGGAACCCACAAGCTGGCCACCAACACCTGGCTGGTGGTGACCGAGCAGAGCCTGCTCGTCGAGGCGTTCGTGATCCGCCAGCCGGACGAGAACCACGCGGCGTTCTACCGCACCCTGCTGGAGCGCAACGCCCGCACCTACGGCGTGCACTTCAGCGTGGACCGGCTCGGCGACGTGTACCTGGTCGGGCGGGTGCCGCTCGCCGCGGTCACCGCCGACGAGGTGGACCGGCTGCTCGGCTGCGTGCTCACCTACGCCGACGAGAGCTTCGACCAGCTGCTGGAGATCGGCTTCGCCAGCTCGATCCGCCGGGAGTGGGGGTGGCGGCAGCGCCGCGGCGAGCCGCTGACCAACCTGCAGGCGTTCGCCCGGTTCGCCGACCCCAGCCGCCGGGGTTGA
- a CDS encoding phosphoglyceromutase, giving the protein MSTPYTLVLLRHGESDWNAKNQFTGWVDVPLSEKGTAEAVRGGALLAERGLLPDVVHTSVLRRAITTANLALDACERHWVPVRRHWRLNERHYGALQGKNKKQTLEQFGEEQFMRWRRSYDTPPPPLADDDEWSQAGDPRYADLPPELMPRTECLQDVVHRMLPYWYDAIVPDLRTGRTVAVVAHGNSLRALVKHLDGISDGAIAALNIPTGIPLLYSLDEQLRPTVVGGEYLDADAAAAAIQAVANQGR; this is encoded by the coding sequence ATGAGCACGCCCTACACCCTCGTCCTGCTCCGCCACGGTGAGAGCGACTGGAACGCGAAGAACCAGTTCACCGGCTGGGTCGACGTCCCGCTGTCGGAGAAGGGGACGGCGGAGGCGGTGCGCGGCGGCGCCCTGCTGGCCGAGCGCGGGCTGCTGCCGGACGTCGTCCACACCTCGGTGCTGCGCCGGGCGATCACCACCGCGAACCTGGCGCTGGACGCGTGCGAGCGGCACTGGGTCCCGGTGCGGCGGCACTGGCGGCTGAACGAGCGGCACTACGGCGCGCTGCAGGGCAAGAACAAGAAACAGACCCTCGAGCAGTTCGGCGAGGAGCAGTTCATGCGCTGGCGCCGCTCCTACGACACCCCGCCGCCACCCCTCGCGGACGACGACGAGTGGAGCCAGGCCGGCGACCCCCGGTACGCGGACCTGCCGCCCGAGCTGATGCCGCGCACCGAGTGCCTGCAGGACGTCGTCCACCGGATGCTGCCGTACTGGTACGACGCGATCGTGCCGGACCTGCGGACCGGGCGCACCGTGGCCGTGGTCGCGCACGGCAACTCGCTGCGCGCGCTGGTCAAGCACCTGGACGGCATCTCCGACGGGGCCATCGCCGCGCTGAACATCCCCACCGGGATCCCGCTGCTGTACTCCCTGGACGAGCAGCTGCGCCCGACCGTGGTCGGCGGGGAGTACCTGGACGCCGACGCGGCCGCCGCCGCGATCCAGGCGGTGGCCAACCAGGGTCGCTGA
- the phoU gene encoding phosphate signaling complex protein PhoU — protein sequence MRDAYHESLDAVTDELVTMSRLVGSMMQRASVALLEADRARAEAVIAADDEVDAACQELELQTTELIALQQPVATDLRIVLSAMRMSSTLERMGDLAQHVAKSARMRYPDCAVPEPLRPQFTEMAAVADRMAAKMGDVIASKDLDLAREIESDDDRMDALHREVLDVLLRQPGSTPIGEAVDITLLNRYYERFADHAVNIARRTIYLVIGERADA from the coding sequence ATGCGCGACGCCTACCACGAGTCGCTCGACGCGGTCACCGACGAGCTGGTCACGATGAGCCGGCTGGTCGGGTCGATGATGCAGCGCGCGTCGGTCGCGCTGCTCGAGGCCGACCGCGCCCGGGCCGAGGCGGTGATCGCCGCGGACGACGAGGTCGACGCCGCCTGCCAGGAGCTCGAGCTGCAGACGACCGAGCTGATCGCCCTGCAGCAGCCGGTCGCCACCGACCTGCGGATCGTGCTCAGCGCCATGCGGATGAGCAGCACCCTGGAGCGGATGGGTGACCTCGCCCAGCATGTCGCCAAGTCGGCCCGGATGCGCTACCCGGACTGCGCCGTCCCCGAGCCGCTGCGGCCGCAGTTCACCGAGATGGCCGCGGTCGCGGACCGGATGGCCGCCAAGATGGGCGACGTCATCGCCTCCAAGGACCTCGACCTGGCCCGCGAGATCGAGTCGGACGACGACCGCATGGACGCCCTGCACCGCGAGGTGCTGGACGTCCTGCTCCGCCAGCCGGGCTCCACGCCGATCGGCGAGGCCGTCGACATCACCTTGCTCAACCGGTACTACGAGCGGTTCGCCGACCACGCGGTCAACATCGCCCGCCGGACCATCTACCTGGTGATCGGCGAGCGCGCTGACGCCTGA